In candidate division KSB1 bacterium, the genomic stretch CTCCTAACCTCCCCTTATCAAGGGGAGGAATTTCCCCTCCTTGTTTAAGGAGGGGGTAGGGGAGGTTTAATAATATTGATAAGTACAATTTTAATACGTTACAGTAATTATGTTTTTATATACTTAGAAACATTATGAACAGGCAAGAAACTATAAAAGCATACTTAGCGTTAGCAGCTGTTTGCTTCTTTTGGGGTACAACCTATCTCGCTATCAGGATTGGTGTAGAAGTTATGCCCCCGGCCCTGTTTGCCGGAATTCGATTTTTTGTTGCCGGGCTAATCTTCATTCCAATTCTGCGGGTTTTTGGTCATGCAATGCCGTCAAAAAATGATTGGCGAATCATCATTATGATATCAATTGCACTTTTGGTGGTAGCGAATGGAATTGTGGTTTGGGCTGAACAATGGGTGCCAAGCGGATTAGCGGCTTTGATCGTATCAACACTGCCATTCTGGATGGTGGGGATCGAGGCCATGCTACCGAGAGGTGAAAGTTTATCCCTGCAAAAAATTACCGGTTTGGTGATAGGGTTCAGTGGTCTCTTGATTTTACTTTGGCCGGATTTGCATAGCGCTATAAATCGTGAATACCTGGTTGGTATTGGGGCGATTGCGTTCGCAGCAATATCCTGGGCTGCGGGGTCAGTCTATTCAAAACATCGAAAAGTAAGCGCCAAACCGCTTATGTCCTCAGCTTTTCAGATGCTCATCGCAGGAACAATCTTAATTTTTATAGGCATTATTAACGACGAACTCAGTAAGCTAACTTTCACTTCCCAGGGAGTTTTGTCCTTAGTATATTTAATAATCTTCGGCTCTATCGTTGGTTACGGTTCTTTTGTTTACGCTTTAAATAAGCTTCCTTCGTCTATAGTATCCATGTATGCATTTATCAACCCGATCGTAGCTGTTATTTTGGGGTGGTTGATTCTGGATGAACGCCTGGACTGGAGAGTAGCAATTGCCACGGCGATTATCCTGTTTGGTGTTGTAGTGGTTAAAAAATCCTCTACTCATAAAACAGTAGAACAAATTAGTACAAAGAAGCACCTATTTATCGGTGTAGTCGAAGATGATGTGGTTTAATTTTCTAGGGGCCTAAAGTTCTTATGTAAAACTTTGCCGAGCTGTTTACTTATTTAACCTTTGCGTTCTCGATGACCTCTGGGTGAATGTTTCAGATTTATTTAGTCACACTTAAAACCTCTTTTATAAATATTTATTTTCCCAATCGTCAAGATTATTCTCAAACGAATCGATAATAAAGTATTAATGAAAATCATTTACTGTTTTTGATTTTCAAAAAAAAGTGATTGTAATGAGAGAATATATACGCCATCCATCAAGTATTCCGATTGAATACGAAATAAAAGGTTTTGTAGATCCCAAGAAAGAAAATCTGTCAAATGTTAGCGCTGGGGGTCTTTGTTTTCAATCGAACAATTTTATTGATGATGGTTTGGAACTTATGATCAGGATCCCCACCATTAAACCACCCTTTGCAGCAGATAGTGTAGTCGTTTGGTGTCAAGAGAACGACAACCATTTTAATGTGGGGGTGAAATTCAACGATAAAGAAACAGAATTCCGTGTTCGAATGGTAGAGCAAATCTGCCATATTGAGGAATATAGAAATAATATTTTAGAAGCCGGAACTCGCACACTTTCCTTAGAAGAAGCCACATTTGAATGGATTGATAAGTACGCAAAAGATTTTGGTTATTAACCTAGAAAACCGTAATAACGACTCTCTCTTAAACTCTTTCATCATTCTTTTTAATATCCAGTATATCAATATAATAATTTTAGCATTTTCGAAATTTTCAAATAGTTTATAGCCATCATATATTGTTAATTATTTGAAGAAGTATCATGATGGAACTCCAAAGATCCAGTGGACTATTATTACATCCAACCTCCCTTCCTGGCGAATATGGCATCGGCGAAATTGGTGATTCTGCTTATCATTGGATTGATTTTCTTTTAGAATCAAAACAATCTGTTTGGCAAATTTTACCCCTGGGTCCGACAAGCTACGGTGACTCTCCATACCAGGTCACTTCTGTTTTCGCAGGAAATCCTTTGTTAATTGATTTAAAAAGTCTGGCCAAATCAGGATATATTTCGCCGAATGATCTCAAAAAGTCTCCGGAATTTTTGGAAGATTGTGTCGATTTTAAATCCGTTATCGAGTGGAAAATGCCATTGTTGGAGGAAGCATTCAACCGCTTTTCCGAAATCGCATTAGAAAGTGATATTGAAGGATTTGCCCATTTTTGTAGTACCTATGACGATATATGGTTGGCTGAATTCGCACTTTTTATGGCTATAAAAAATCAATTTGACAAAAGAGCATGGTGTGAATGGCCTGTAGAATTGAAATTACGGGATGCAGATTCTTTAGCTGAAATGAGAAATCAACTTAAGCATGAAATCCAGGCTCAGAAATTTTTCCAATATCAATTTTTTAAACAATGGACCAATTTGAAAAACTATGCCAACCAACAGGGCATTCGAATTTTAGGCGATATTCCAATTTATGTTTCTCATGATAGCGCGGACCTGTGGGCAAACCAGGATAAATTTTGTTTGGATGATGAGGGCAATCTGCTTGTGGTTGCGGGCGTCCCGCCTGATTATTTTAGCGAAACCGGTCAGTTGTGGGGAAATCCTATATATAAATGGGATGTTATGGAGAAAAATGGATTTCGCTGGTGGATTGAACGGGTGCGAACAACTCTTCAATATGTAGATGTGATCCGGATTGATCATTTCAGAGGATTTGAAGCGTACTGGGAAGTTGCATACGGTGAGGAAACTGCAATCAATGGTAGATGGGTAAAAGGACCCGGCCACGTTTTTTTTGATAAACTGATGGAAGCGTTACCACAAATCCCGATCATTGCCGAAGATCTCGGTGTAATTACTCCTGAAGTTACTGCATTACGCGATCGGTATGGATTTCCTGGCATGAAAATTCTGCAATTCGCATTTTCAGGCGACGCCTCTAATCGTGATTTACCACATAATTATAACACAGCGTGTGTGGTTTATTCCGGCACTCATGACAATGACACGACTCATGGCTGGTTTAAAACCATTTCCGAAAAGGAACGAGAATATTGTATCCGACATCTTGGCAAGAAACCCAAAAATATTTCGTGGGATTTAATGCGTCTGGCTTGTGCTTCCACTGCAGACGTTGCCATTTATCCCATACAGGATGTTCTAGGTTTAGGTAGTGAAGCAAGGATGAACTATCCGGGCAGAGCTTCCGGAAATTGGACATGGAGACTAAAACCAGGTCAACTGAGTCGAAAATATACTAAGAAATTGGCGGAAATGACTGAGATTTATGGAAGGTCTAATCCAGTATTGCAGATTTAAAAAATTTAAATTTATTTAATCTGGTTAATTCACAATGCAAAAATTTAAGCGTTAAAAGCCTTCAAAGCTGTCATGTTATTAAACCAGAAGGCTTTGTTTTTACAGCAAAGTTTACTATTTGTTTGCGACCTTGAACAGCTCAATGAATAATACAGGTTAATATAAATAATTGGAGTAATTTAAGTATTTGGGAAATTAGAATTTTAGGCAATTACATTAATTTTAGCCCCTTGATTTATTACCAACCCAGTAGCCCGCCCACTCTCATTATAAATTTTTAAATTCCTTTGTTCTGTATTTAGCTTATCGTTAGTTTTTTCTTCATTCTTCAAAATTTTCTCATCGACTGATTTTTTCTTTGCAATTATTCCATTTTTGAATTGCTTTACTTGGGATGGGGTAACATCAAATGTCAGGTTGGGGCGTGTTTCTTTAATTGTTGGTATATTTTCATCGGTGGCATCTAAAACAATTTTACTAACTTTAGAAAGGTGAGAGTATAGATTCAGTGAAACACCGCCATCAGTTAATCCGATGTGCATTCTGGAACTCCTTAAATAAATAGAGTGTTTTTGATTTCAAAATTGACCCTTTTCGGGTCTTATTTAGGTTATCGGAAAATAATTATAAACCTTTAGTTAATTTTTTATACTTTGTGCCAATCTCAATAAAAATGCAGGCAAAACAATTTTATTCAACTATTACACTTTTGAAATCACATATTTGGTAAGTGATAAAATTGATATAAACACACCAACATATTGGATTAAGAAATTGTATAACGCTACTGAAATGATGAATGAGACAAAACCATTTCTATAAGGAC encodes the following:
- a CDS encoding EamA family transporter, translated to MNRQETIKAYLALAAVCFFWGTTYLAIRIGVEVMPPALFAGIRFFVAGLIFIPILRVFGHAMPSKNDWRIIIMISIALLVVANGIVVWAEQWVPSGLAALIVSTLPFWMVGIEAMLPRGESLSLQKITGLVIGFSGLLILLWPDLHSAINREYLVGIGAIAFAAISWAAGSVYSKHRKVSAKPLMSSAFQMLIAGTILIFIGIINDELSKLTFTSQGVLSLVYLIIFGSIVGYGSFVYALNKLPSSIVSMYAFINPIVAVILGWLILDERLDWRVAIATAIILFGVVVVKKSSTHKTVEQISTKKHLFIGVVEDDVV
- a CDS encoding PilZ domain-containing protein → MREYIRHPSSIPIEYEIKGFVDPKKENLSNVSAGGLCFQSNNFIDDGLELMIRIPTIKPPFAADSVVVWCQENDNHFNVGVKFNDKETEFRVRMVEQICHIEEYRNNILEAGTRTLSLEEATFEWIDKYAKDFGY
- the malQ gene encoding 4-alpha-glucanotransferase, whose translation is MELQRSSGLLLHPTSLPGEYGIGEIGDSAYHWIDFLLESKQSVWQILPLGPTSYGDSPYQVTSVFAGNPLLIDLKSLAKSGYISPNDLKKSPEFLEDCVDFKSVIEWKMPLLEEAFNRFSEIALESDIEGFAHFCSTYDDIWLAEFALFMAIKNQFDKRAWCEWPVELKLRDADSLAEMRNQLKHEIQAQKFFQYQFFKQWTNLKNYANQQGIRILGDIPIYVSHDSADLWANQDKFCLDDEGNLLVVAGVPPDYFSETGQLWGNPIYKWDVMEKNGFRWWIERVRTTLQYVDVIRIDHFRGFEAYWEVAYGEETAINGRWVKGPGHVFFDKLMEALPQIPIIAEDLGVITPEVTALRDRYGFPGMKILQFAFSGDASNRDLPHNYNTACVVYSGTHDNDTTHGWFKTISEKEREYCIRHLGKKPKNISWDLMRLACASTADVAIYPIQDVLGLGSEARMNYPGRASGNWTWRLKPGQLSRKYTKKLAEMTEIYGRSNPVLQI